Proteins encoded in a region of the Bartonella taylorii genome:
- a CDS encoding SMI1/KNR4 family protein yields MKTYTLSDVAQLVNKYSDRINFGTADNAVNDVLIEKAEKILELQFTSSYKSFLKNYGGGEIGCEEIFSIYGVDFETVYGGDIVYNRLTEIKNGLAKPEQLVVSRTDFGETFYFDYTQFQDGECPIYVRLPSEDCEYYASNFYEFLCKRIKVHVGEEIPEGDQPIEKTEKAPIPQPIPFYKSFWKKLWKR; encoded by the coding sequence ATGAAAACTTACACTTTATCTGATGTTGCACAATTAGTTAATAAATATAGCGATCGTATCAATTTTGGTACTGCAGACAATGCTGTTAATGATGTGTTAATTGAAAAGGCTGAGAAAATTCTCGAACTGCAATTCACATCTTCTTACAAGAGTTTTTTGAAAAATTATGGAGGAGGAGAAATTGGTTGTGAGGAAATATTTAGCATTTATGGTGTGGATTTTGAAACTGTTTATGGTGGTGATATTGTTTACAACCGTTTAACAGAGATAAAAAATGGTTTAGCAAAACCAGAACAGCTTGTTGTGAGTAGAACAGATTTTGGTGAAACATTTTACTTTGATTATACGCAGTTTCAGGATGGTGAATGTCCAATCTATGTCCGGCTTCCATCTGAAGATTGCGAATATTACGCAAGTAATTTTTATGAATTCCTTTGTAAAAGAATTAAAGTACACGTGGGAGAAGAGATACCTGAAGGTGACCAACCTATTGAAAAGACTGAAAAAGCTCCCATTCCGCAACCTATCCCTTTTTACAAGAGTTTTTGGAAAAAACTATGGAAGAGGTGA
- a CDS encoding SMI1/KNR4 family protein: MKIYTLADVAQLVDKYQDVIDFGTAEDAPDDIWIKKAEESLGLQFTTSYKDFLKNYGGGEIGCEEIFSIYGDYVGIPAGDIVYYHLTDIKNGLAKPEQLVVSRTDFGETFYFDYTQFRDGECPLYLKFPPSDPQYYASNFYEFLCKRIKEHAGEDL, from the coding sequence ATGAAAATTTATACTTTAGCTGATGTTGCACAATTAGTTGATAAATATCAGGATGTTATCGATTTTGGCACTGCAGAGGATGCGCCTGATGATATATGGATAAAGAAAGCTGAGGAAAGTCTCGGCTTACAGTTCACAACTTCTTATAAAGATTTTTTGAAAAATTATGGAGGAGGAGAAATTGGTTGTGAAGAAATATTTAGCATTTATGGGGATTATGTAGGTATTCCTGCTGGTGATATTGTTTATTATCACTTAACAGATATAAAAAATGGTTTAGCAAAACCAGAACAGCTTGTTGTGAGTAGAACTGATTTTGGTGAAACCTTTTACTTTGATTATACTCAGTTTCGAGATGGAGAGTGTCCGCTCTATCTTAAGTTTCCACCTAGCGATCCCCAGTATTACGCAAGTAACTTTTATGAATTTCTCTGTAAAAGAATTAAAGAGCACGCAGGGGAAGATTTATGA
- a CDS encoding ShlB/FhaC/HecB family hemolysin secretion/activation protein: MRCFLFFVYAAAFLCLFSLPSFAQSIRDQAIDQSERIQRQQTQEQHFQQLHRRRETRRISLPDDGSRASDGVSTEKTCLPIKSIELVGAQLISHTDLHEAISLWEGRCLGIAEINQVLKAVTKLYMKRGYIAVRAYLPEQDLSGGHLKIVVVEGVMEAITFDGHKVERRLQGEIITAFPDLIGKPTNLRQIEQGLDQINRLFSRQATINLGAGGNSGGSILDIHIEKQKPWLITLSSDNLGAKATGIYQTRLSLSFDDLLRGNDQWSFSYQRSMDGGPYHFSGKRPNSDTITGSFSIPYGYWTAGLDGVWSQYHSTIKGIFSDIMTAGKSLSLTPWISRVIDRDQEGKTWLTGRLTWKYSDNFIMGSRVDVSSRKLAIAVFELDHSRKWQGGELSAHIGFHKGLAILGAYDDKEQETSTKNENATKNAPKGQFSKLSFSLSYMRPFSLHQYNFRYNTLFSGQLSPDTLFSSEQMSLGGSSSVRGVREAVYYSNNGVLWRNELSLLLPAFSSRMGRKFMSQFAPYVALDLGRAANNADKNSFGGSLVGASVGFHASGEILDMDLSYSNILSQLTAKEQGNSAGIFQIRTLLRF, from the coding sequence ATGCGCTGTTTTTTATTTTTTGTGTATGCCGCGGCTTTTTTGTGTCTTTTTTCGTTGCCGAGTTTTGCACAAAGCATTCGTGATCAAGCGATTGATCAATCCGAGAGGATACAACGTCAACAAACACAAGAACAGCATTTTCAACAATTACATCGTAGGAGAGAAACGCGTAGGATATCTTTACCCGATGATGGCTCTAGAGCTTCTGATGGTGTTTCAACAGAGAAAACCTGTTTACCGATCAAAAGCATTGAACTTGTTGGTGCTCAGTTGATTTCTCACACCGATCTTCATGAAGCCATTTCTCTTTGGGAAGGGCGGTGTTTGGGTATTGCCGAAATCAACCAAGTGCTTAAAGCGGTGACCAAGCTTTATATGAAGCGCGGTTATATTGCGGTGCGGGCTTATTTGCCCGAGCAAGATTTAAGTGGCGGTCATCTCAAGATTGTTGTTGTTGAAGGTGTGATGGAAGCGATTACCTTCGATGGGCATAAAGTTGAGAGGAGACTTCAAGGAGAAATCATTACGGCATTTCCAGATCTGATTGGGAAGCCAACCAATTTGCGCCAGATAGAGCAAGGGCTTGATCAAATCAATAGGCTTTTTTCTCGCCAAGCCACCATTAACCTTGGTGCTGGAGGCAATTCTGGTGGTTCCATTCTTGATATTCACATTGAAAAACAGAAACCTTGGCTCATCACGCTTTCCAGCGATAATCTTGGTGCTAAAGCAACAGGAATTTATCAAACGCGCTTAAGCCTTTCTTTTGATGATTTGTTAAGGGGCAATGATCAATGGTCGTTTAGTTATCAGCGCTCCATGGATGGTGGTCCGTATCATTTTTCGGGCAAGCGTCCCAATAGTGATACGATAACAGGTTCATTTTCCATTCCCTATGGTTATTGGACAGCGGGTTTGGATGGGGTTTGGAGCCAATATCATTCGACCATTAAGGGGATATTTTCCGATATTATGACTGCGGGTAAGTCTTTATCGCTGACGCCGTGGATTTCACGGGTTATCGACCGCGATCAAGAGGGCAAGACGTGGCTTACAGGGCGGTTGACATGGAAATATTCTGATAATTTTATTATGGGCAGTAGGGTTGATGTTTCCAGCCGCAAATTGGCTATTGCGGTTTTTGAGCTTGATCATTCGCGCAAGTGGCAGGGAGGAGAATTAAGCGCTCATATAGGGTTTCATAAGGGATTAGCAATTCTTGGCGCTTACGATGATAAAGAGCAAGAAACTTCAACAAAAAATGAGAATGCAACAAAAAACGCGCCGAAAGGGCAATTTTCCAAATTGTCTTTTTCCCTAAGCTATATGCGTCCCTTTTCGCTTCACCAGTATAATTTCCGCTATAACACTTTGTTCTCCGGACAATTGTCGCCTGATACTTTGTTTAGTTCAGAGCAAATGTCGCTTGGTGGTAGTTCATCTGTTCGTGGAGTGCGTGAGGCGGTTTATTACAGCAATAATGGAGTGCTTTGGCGCAATGAATTGTCGCTGTTATTGCCAGCTTTTTCTTCGAGAATGGGGCGTAAATTTATGAGCCAATTTGCACCTTATGTGGCGCTTGATTTAGGGAGAGCTGCCAATAATGCAGACAAAAACAGTTTTGGTGGCAGTCTTGTTGGAGCAAGTGTGGGTTTCCATGCAAGCGGAGAGATTTTGGATATGGATCTGTCTTATTCGAATATTTTGAGCCAATTAACAGCGAAAGAGCAGGGGAATTCTGCTGGAATATTTCAAATACGAACTTTGTTGAGGTTTTAA